In Lycium ferocissimum isolate CSIRO_LF1 chromosome 3, AGI_CSIRO_Lferr_CH_V1, whole genome shotgun sequence, the genomic window GGTTGCTAGGGAATTGAAGTTGCAGTTGCTTAAATTTCATTTGGCTAGGTCCTAACAAAGGATGGTGGAccaagcaaaaaagaaaaggacagaCAGACAATTTCGGGTTGGGGACTGGGTTTACCTAAAGATTCAACCTTACAGACAGTTGACACTCTCTAACAAGCACTTTTCCAAGCTAGCTTCCAAATATTATGGCCCTTATCAGATTCTAAAGAAAGTTGGTTCTGTTGCTTATACACTTTCACTTCCCCCTCACCTACTTCTTCATCCTACATTCCATGTATCTCTCCTCAAATTTTGCTATGAGGTTCCTGCTAACATCAATCATCCTCCAATACTTGATTTGTCTAGTCCCTATTGTCCCTCTCCTGTTAAGGTGCTTGATAGAAGAATGATACAAAAAGGAAGCAAGGCTGTTGTTCAATTACTTATTCAGTGGGATCAATTAACTGAAGATCATGCAACATGGGAAGATGTTAATGCTTTGAAAGTGAGGTTTCCTTCATTTATTCCTTGAGGACAAGGAATGTTTGAGAGGGGAGTACTGATATGACCTGTTAAATATCTCTTTCGACTGCTGCAATAGGGGTTGTACCCTGCATTTGAGTAGTAGTATATTCCAGTAGTTTAGTTAGTTACAATCTTTCTATATTGTCACTTAAGTCCTATTATTTCTTTTACACTTTAATCCTCCGGGGAGTTGGTTATATGTAGCTCACTTCTCAGTGAGCAGGGCAGCTGATTAGTGAGAATTATCTTACCTTCTTAGTTTTATTTCGATTTCCATTTATTTTCTCGCAATTCGATCTCAGTTCACATCATCCTCAAATTTTGTTAAGATGTGTATGATAAAAACAGACCACCGTTCGGAAGAAGACACTAAAATAACAATCACCTAATTTAAAGTTCAAAATgtttaaaataaataacaataataatattaataataacagcagcagcagcagcaacaacaacaacaacaacaacaacaacaacaacaacaacaataataataataataataataatactaataataaagTTAAAATAGAAATTAATAAGATATATAGCACATGATGAGCGGATTAGGCGTACATCACGGATTGAACCTCGCCACATACAAAAGCCTAATATTTAAGTAGAGAACGGTAGAGGGGCGACCTCATTATTACCAAATTTTGATTTGTGTCccactaaccctaatttttggtTATCAAAACAAATTAATAAGAAGGCTGAGTAATATCAGGCAACCACAGGCCCAAAGGCCCAAGGGTTCAACTGTCTATCTTTGactatgtatattatatagTCAAATTTGATTCTCTCAAAATTTCccaacaattattttatttcaaatggTACAAGAAGTGTGACTACCCGATCATGTTCTTCTACTCTTTTAGAACTATCAGCCCTAGTGACTACCAAAAGTGTGAGATCAGTTCTAATTGCTATAAACATGTTTCTCCATGGTCCAACTAAAAGTTGTATCACTCATAACATAAACAAAGAGGTAAAACTTAGTACTCCTTTTTATCAATGTATGTATTCTGCTTTATGGCTACACTTGGCAATAGAAAAGAAAACTGATGAGTCATGCAATAAAGCATTCTGTGATTCAATTCCAAAATCAACCTTAAAGTTTAAAATGGGTAGCTAAAATCGAGGAATCATATGAGAAGAAGAGGGCTCAAAAGTAATTTGCAAAATTGCTACTTTTATTAGCATATTATTAGGACTCACAATTGAAAACTAGCGATGAGGGAAAGTGCGACAGAAAAAGGTGATTTGGATATGTGATATCAGACATAGCAGGCCAGTCAAAGtccattatttgaaaattacattaaacaaattaaaagtaCACTTTACTTTAAATTAAGCCGTTAGCTCAGTTGGTAGAGCGCAAGGCTTTAACCTTGTGCTCGTGGGCTCGAGTTCCACGGGGGCGACTCTTAGCGTGGGACAATTGGTGGAAAGAGAACTGACGGTGAGCGAtggagaggaaaagaaaaacttatatttgacaacaaatttttttttgttgtaatagCTTTATCATTGTTGCAAAActgtacttttggcaacaaaaaaaatattttgctgTAATTTTAACTTTCCCAATGACTATTGCAacaacgttttttttttttgacaaaaaaattaaattctttggcaaaaaaaaaaaaaaatcatttgccaataataaaactaagttgttgccaattataaaaaaatttgttgcgatttctatactttcttgtagtgggAACTGAGTGTTGATGGTCTACTGCTGCAAAGAAGAGTccgagaaaaccatatgcagcGCCTTGCCATGATTTTTGCCTGGGAATGACAAAAGGTGACATTCATTGTTACCCATCGCTTCATAATGTATTGTATTTTGTAGATCCTATGTTTGGATAGACGGGTAAGTTACTAAAATCCGTAAACTAttgtaaatattaaatttatcaataactactacacgtttttttttaataaatcaacGAAAGCTAAAATAATATTTGGACTTAGGTTTAAGAActtaaagagaagaaaaaaaaaaaaaaaaactcaagccAAAATCAAACACAATTAAATTCATGCAACTGGGTGTATGAACATAAACTATTTAATAGCACATGCATGCTACATGGAATATTATCTGCTGCACTTAAAAAAACGAAACATGCAATTCAAAtacaattattttcaaaaaaatattcttaaaaagtttcttttcttttgggatcAAAAACATGGTCCAGAACTTATAAAAAAGTACTTCATCCGGCCCAATTTATATAAGTGTTTACCTATTTATGCCAAGCAATTTCTTTATTTGATTCAATTTCAAACATAGATTCTTCgagtattttataattaaatatacatatttgaaaattacataaaaagtgTTGGAAATCTTACAGAAAATACTTCATCACGAACACGTGTAGGCTTTCTTCATCAACCTTGATCACGAACCCTCGAAACTGATAGCTTGAGGCATGTACATCTTTATGACTCGATATTTCACCCGTGGGTGTATCCCCCgcattcaacaagctcttctaaaGGGgactaaaagaaaagaagaaaagtatcttattttgtatttttgttaCCCTCTACAAAATGAATAAACAAGATCATATATAGGAGTGAAGTTGAAAATCTCTGTAATGAAACCCATAAAGGCTATCTGAATAGCCATATTCAATTGTCAAGATAACGTTAGCAATTTTAATTAGAAATAATGTCAATAAAGGCTAGTAAATGGCAATGTTAAATTGCCACAACGGTTTTGCAACAGACAATTTTTCATTATGAGGATCTGCCATTAAGGCtaataaatcataatcaaatctttTGTATTAAAGCCAATAAAAAACGTCATAGAAgtaatccttttatttttgagatattaaatagaaaataatatttttctaacaatcccccatatatctcaaaaataataaaataaataaaaataagaagttttgtTTGGGTTTACATATATATGAGCATAATGCGTCGAATGCGGTGTCGCGTAGACTATGAATCAGGACctagataaaataagattatacttACGAGACAATTGGTGAAGTTTAGAACTTCTATGAACCAACTATAAGTCAGGCGTGACATTCTATCACATTATACTTTCTTTGTCGTTATCGCGGTTTTGCGCTAAGAGGCCATGCGCGTGTCCTGGtattcatgagtgctctagaaatcCGTCTGTCACATTTCATTGCACCAACACTCGTACCAATCATCAAGTGTGATACAGGCCTATAAAGGATATGAAttggattaagagtttataacTCACCTCACTTTACTATGCAATGCACTATATTCACACACCATAGGAAGGATATAATTTTATAGTGCACACttgatcaactaatgacttgttattacccatatgaacctaattcatgggatctccaatcacataggttGGGTTACCATCATTGTTGATCTTCTCAATTGACAAAAGTCCCATTCCCTCGATGTTTCTTATAGTCTTGATCGATTCACCTCCGACTTCACataatttacataattaatttattctCAATACATTATGTCTCAAATACATATGTCTATTTTTGCCattcaaaaatttatatttcacTACGGTTATTGTCGCTTGACGACCAAAATATATAGACACAAAAGATGTTGGCTTTATTCCAATTGAATACTCACTAAGAGGTCTCTTCAACATTTAGCCTCATCACCAACCAACTCCAAAAAATTCACTATATTTAGTACCATAATTATAGTAcctttcaaatatatatttttccaaaaccgAGGAGCATAACATTATAAGACACCCCACACTTTCAAATATTTCGGTCTAATGAATAGTCTTTCCACAAGAAAGTTGACCTCTAAATAAATGAGAACATCTCAATattaaaatgtaataaaaacCTTTAAAGGCTATTCAAATAACCAAATACGTTTTTACCATTGAATTccaatcaaatcatcatatacatttacACCCAAAGCGTTCAAAGCTACTATTATTATAGATGCTACAAATTAAACAACTAAACGGGCGTTGCAAAATAAATTAGTATAATGACTATCAAACAAGTTTAGTAAAGGACAAAGCTAAAGTTAGAAATATATTCAGATGATTATGTTAAGGTCTCATTAAAATTATAACCGTAGACATGACAATCTTAAAGGTCAGTATTTTCTTGATATGAGAAAAAACTAACATATTCAACTCTAATatgaaataaattatatgaacCGAGAAACAAAGTATTAATATTTTCATCTTGAAAATTATCAAACACACAGTACTCATCATCACCCACAAAAACGTTATTTTTGATAAACCTTATCaaactcaaataaaatatgtacccAACTTGTCCTAATAATCACACAGAACTCAAGTTGAATCAGATGTTAGAAACATGTACCACCTCAGTTAATGCCAATGTTTTTCAAATGTGAGTTTAAGAAGAATTTTCCATTTCCAAAAACATAAGTAATTCTAGAATCACGAACATAAATcaattattctttttcttcaacttgGGTGTAGaacacaaaattattttagcaCAAATATGCTTAGTAGCACCAAAGTCTAACACCCAATCTCTCACACTAGCCACAAGATTCGCTTAAGAAATGACCACAATAATTATATCATCCGCTTAGCCACACTTATTTTACTTAGCGGGATTATCATTTCTCCGAATCTTCTTTTACACTGAGAGATATAATGTCTTAGTTTGCCACACATGTAATTATAGTTATTTTCACAGAAGATTTTCTTATTGACTTTATGTCAACTAACCAcgttttcttttctccaaatataaacataaaatattGTCATACCTTATTAGACTTTCCAAGACATGCACATATAAAGTTCTCAGCCTCTTCTTGGTACTTCCCAAACACGGGTGCATGGTTACGGACATTTCCCTTACCTTAGGAACTTAGCAACAAGAGTCTCGCCAGCGACATATTTGACGTCCCAGCCAAACTCGTCGTGGACCAACCGATTCCACCAAGTGCATCCCCATTGTCCCCCAAGTAGTTCAAGTAATATTTATCGCTAGATGccttgttggaaatattataaaCCGTATTCTCCGTAAGAATAGAGTAtaaaaatatccttaagattgttggaaatcttacgaaAAATACTTCATCACGAACACGTGTAGGGACTTTTCTTCATCACTTGAGGAAAATGCTTGATCACGAACCCTGCTCTTGatagcttgaggcatgtcaattatgacactgtccttaaggatatttcacccggtatgggtgtatcccccaggattcaacaagctcttctagtacaaaactaggagccagaatctaacaaagatttaataagaaagaaaacccagcactaaaagaaaagaagaaaagtctcttattttgtatttttgttaCCCTCTACAAAATGAATAAACAAGATCATATATAGGCTAAAGAGTGAAGTTGAAAATCTCTGTAATGAAACCCATAAAGGCTATCTAGCCATATTCAATTGTCAAGATAACGTTAGCAATTTTAATTAGAAATAATGTCCAATAAAGGCTAGTAAATGGCAATGTTAAATTGCCACAACGGTTTGCAACGTACAATTTTTCATTATGAGGATCTGCCATTAAGGCtaataaatcataatcaaatctttTGTATTAAAGCCAATAAAAACGGTAGAAgtaatccttttatttttgagatattaaatagaaaataatatttttctaacaaaaaGTACAATAAGtctgcataattaataattcacaatatatgaaaagagtTGGAGAAAAAATCGTAGTCAAAGAAAGAGCGGTTTAACTCTCCAAATAGGACCGAGGGAGTAATTGTTTTTCAACAAGTCATGTGGTATCAATTATTAATTTGCCCAGGCTCTTTTTGCTTTTATAGTGGAGTAGTGTTTTCACGTTAaagttcattaaaaaaaaagggataaggcATCATTACCCCCCTCACCTAGTAGCGTTTTTGCTACGACACCCCTTACCTAATGTTTGGTCCTATCACCCCCTAAACTATTTAAACCGTAATATTTTACCCCCTAAATGCGATGTGGCAGGAGAGTGTTTTCACTCTCTTtagagtgagaaacataaaaagctaaaaaacttaattttttcttaaaaatttgtattttcttaaaatatgaatataaatatagtttttcacattttaaaaaaataattaattttttcaaaattttataaaaaatcagttttttttcaaattttgacaagaaaaacactttttccggatttttttgaaaaataaaagtgtcctaagaaaatgaaatcatgaaaatcaagatcttttaagacattttaaaaaaaataatcaagctttccatattattaacaaatccatttttccatattttaaagaaaaatcggTTTTTAATTCgcattttcagttttttttttttttttttttttttaaatggattttaaaaatgaattttttaaaagaaaaatgagttttttaattcgacttttcagttttttttttttttttaaaacgggtttaaaaataatttttttaaaagaaaaatcagttttttaattgcgttttcagtttttttttttttttttttaaaaacgggttttaaaaataaattttttaaattctcgttttcagttttttttttttttttttaaaacaggttttaaaaataaattttttaaaagaaaaatcagttttttaattcacttttttttttatttttaaaaacgggttttaaaaataaattttgtaaaagaaaatcaattttttatttttttattcttaaaaaattgacacgtaagtttgaatattaaaaaaataaaaataaatgccaTGTGGCAGGAGCTATGTTTTATAGCTCGGCGTTTATATTACGATTTTAAATAGTTTAAGGGGGTGATAGGACCAAACATTAGTTAAAGGGTTCAAGAAAACGTTAGGTGAGGGGGGTAATGATGccttatcccaaaaaaaaacatgattcaAATAAAGACAAACAAAATACTGATGCATAGTAAAAATTAGTAATGTCTAACGCACAATAACAGAGTAATAGTAACGAACAAGAGTTTAGCAAGAAAACAAAAGTAACGaacaaatataaagaaaaatccAGAACGAACAAGAGTTTAGTTAAAAAAAGTATAcgaacaagagaaaaatccagACAGAATGTTGAAGTAGCAAGTAGAACATCCGTATCATATTAGCAATAAGAACAAATACAAAGAATACTAATCCAGAAAAAAGCTCTTAAATAACTGAGATATACTTGTAGCAGAATAAGAATTTAAAAACATGGTTGACAAGAAGAATACCTGTAATTTCGTAAACTAAAATCGTCAAagttttttcaccaaaaaatagAAGGAGACAAAgatgaagaaaggaaaagagagcAGACGTATAAGAAGTTGAGAAGGCAGAAGAAAGTAAGAGTAGGCCGTAAGCTAGGGTGTTTGAGTGGGAgttaaataatactccctctgtctcaaattatttgtaatgattaataaaaaatattgtcTCAAATTTTTtgtcgttttagaagttcaagacacaattttttatttttttcctcattttatccttaatagaattttgtcattaatgagaATGATACATAAATcgagtaaacatttaatgaagagagattataacttaaacataaataaggataaacttattcaaataaactaattaatatttcttaaggggcgtgtcAAACAAAAGagtgacaaataatttgagacggaggaagtAGCAGTATAaggtgaagggtaaaatagggtTATGCAATATTAAGTAAGAACATACTAGAAACGAGAAATTAGGTAACATGGATCACACCAAATCAGTCATTacataaaatgaaatttttcGTTATTAAGTAACGACGAATTTAACAATACGATACAATACATTTTAAATAACAAACAAGATAAACATTATATATGTAACAATAactatataaggaatttagaaGATGTCTTAGGCATGATATACTTCACTATGAAACCCTACcttgagagcttctctctctaggTGCCATGGCAACCTAGTGAGAGAGCGCAATTTTCAGGCCATTCATGGCCTCTTAGGCCACCATGCAGCCTCCTCATGAGGCTGCACAACCCATACAATCACCACCACTAACCATGCAAACCCTAGACTACTCCAAAATACTAAACCCTACAACTTTGAATGCGTGTATCCCTAAACAGTCGACTTCCACGACTGTCTTACCCATACCAATGAAGCCCATTCTGTACCATCATGGAGAACCAACAATACAATATAGCATGGAGGAGATAGAGAGAATGATAGTTCAAGAGAACCTACAATATGCAGTAGTGGGAAAATTCAGCTATGGCTTGCCAGATTTGCATGCACTACATACATTGATCCCAAAACAATGTGAATTAAAGAGTACTGCAACTATTGGATTACTATGCAACAGGCATGTTTTGATAAGATGTGAGTTATTTGAAGACTATGTAGCTCTCTTATCAAAACCTACATTTTAAATCAAGGAGAATGGATGGTATTATCCCATGAGGACACTTAAAAGGGATCCTTGGTTTAACCTTGAGGAAGAGACTTCCATTGCCATTGCTTGGATATCCTTTCCTACCCTAGCACTAAATTACTTTGGTCAGGCGTAATTGTTTACAATGGCCTCAGCAGTTGGAAAACCATTGACTTTGGATGTGGCAACCATAAATAAGACAGGGCCAAGCTGTGGACGTGTGAAAGTTGAAGTAGATTTATTGGTTGAGCACCCTAAGAGAGTGCAAATTCAGGCTGTAGATAGTAACACTGGAGATGTTAAGTCAAGGTGGGTGAAAATACACTATGATTTCATGCCCAAATATTGTAAGGAATGAGATTTACAAGGACATGATGAGGAAGAGTGTTGGAAACTTCATCCTGATTTGCTACCAGATAAGGAGAGTGAGGAGGAGACTGAAGGGGATGGTAGTGAGAAAGGGAAGCAGGCTGCAGTCCCTAACAATGAGAAGGAAGCAGACAAAggtaaaacaagattaaacaaGCTAACAATAAGAAGGCAAAGCATGCAAGGAATAAAAATCATAGGCAGGTGATCAAGGTGTTAGAGAGTGGCATGGTGGCTGGTGATGTGCAAGATCTGTATAAATGGAATGactcaaaaaggggaaaaaaacagGTGGAAGTTGGAAACAATGATCAAAAGCAGATTGCTTTGACAACAACAAAGGAGAATGGTGGTACAAGTAAACAAGGTGAACTAGGGAAACCTGGTGCTGTTCAAAGAATTAATAAGTTTGCAGCATTAGAAAATAAGGATGATAGACATGAAGGTATGTTAATGGTAGCTCAGGTTCAAACCCAACCAGTCCCTGCAGAAGTGGGAAATGTAGTTGATAATCCTCAGATACAGTTAGTGGTTGCTCCCGGAGATCAAGAGGGTGCAAGGGTGGTCATGGTACTGAGAAAGTTTTGAATGTCAATGCAGCAGTATTTACTCTTGGAAGGAATAAATCTTCACCTACTAGGACTAAGGAGTGGATGGAAGCAACTTTTAAACCAGGATTGGACATAGGTATTACTAAACAGGCTTGTCATGATATCCCTTCAACTACTTTGGTTGAGGATAAAGGTAATAGTAGTGCCAGGAAATTATGGAGTGAGGAGGTGGAGGAAATTATGGAGGGTGAGATTATAGCTTCCCAGGAGGTTAAAGCCATGATTAAAGAGGAAGCTAATGGTGGAAGGAATAATCAGGATCATCTGATTGTTCAAAAGCAGGTTAAGGATCACATCCTAGAGCTTAATGCTGCTGCTGGTGTTGTAGTTGGTACTAAGGCTGAGAAAGCCAAGGTACAAATGTTAGATAGCATGCAGAGTCAAGAGATGGATGAAGAGGAAGCTCAAGATGTTGCAATCAGACAGCAGCAATCTATACAAGATTCAAAGGGTAGTGCAAGTGTTTCTACCAATATACAGGCTGAGGAGAAGGAGGAAACTGTGGATACTACACCAGCAAGAGTAGTTCAAgtacaaaagaataataatgtacatcaAAAGCAGCAACAGAACAATGCAGCAATAGGTATGGCAAATCAGAACAATAGTAGTAATTCAAGAAAGGTTGTAAGTTCTAACCAAGGAAGATCAAGTGGGAAGAATAATCAACTGGTACAATATGGTTCTGGTAAAAACCATAATCAAGTTGCTAATATTCATGCAACTGGGCACATGCAAGTTGCATTTCCTATTGGTAATGAAGCTAGAATAGACATGGATGAGGAGTCCACTGCACATAATTTTTTGAATGCTGCAAAGGAGGTGATATATCTCTTAGGCAGGTGGCAAAGGGTGCAggaaaaacaaggaaaaaggCAACAAAAGATACACCTTATGTTTTAGGGGTGACAACAAGGAGGACTAATTCTAAATCCCATAATTCGTGATGAATGCACTAATATGGAATATTAGATCAGTGAACATCAAAAAAGCCTTCAAAAGGCTTTTGTCAATGCATACTAAACACATATTCTTCCTTATAGGTTTGATGGAGCCTTTCCAACAAGCTTATAAGTTGGATAGTTACAGGAGAAGATTAGGCCTGGAAACTGCATTATGCAGTGTTTCAGGCAAAATATGGGCCTTTGTGGATGCTGAATATGAAGTAAATGTGCTTGTAGACAGTGTCCAGCAAATGACATTGAAGTTGTCCAACTCTAACAATAGCACAGAGATGATTGTTACACTGGTGCATGCCAAATGTGACAGGATTGAAAGAAGAGAATTGTGGGAATCCTTGTATCACTTAGCATCAGACAAGACATTACCTTGGCTTGTGGGaggtgattttaatgtcattattgaTGAAGAAGAGAAATATGGGGGACTGCCAGTTACACTGAATGAAGTAGAAGATTTTAGGCATTGTATTCAATCATGCAATCTCTCAGACCTGGGCTATGAAGGTAGCATTTTCACTTGGTAGAATGGGAGGGGGGAAGATGATTATGTGTCCAAGAGATTAGACAGGTGGTTAGGCAACTTTGAACTTCAACAGCTGTTTCCAAGATTAGAAATCACACATTTGATTAAGTTTGGTTCAGATCATTTACCACTACTACTTGAATGCAAACAACAAGTTCAGCAATTTAAGAAG contains:
- the LOC132048800 gene encoding uncharacterized protein LOC132048800, with product MNALIWNIRSVNIKKAFKRLLSMHTKHIFFLIGLMEPFQQAYKLDSYRRRLGLETALCSVSGKIWAFVDAEYEVNVLVDSVQQMTLKLSNSNNSTEMIVTLVHAKCDRIERRELWESLYHLASDKTLPWLVGGDFNVIIDEEEKYGGLPVTLNEVEDFRHCIQSCNLSDLGYEEITHLIKFGSDHLPLLLECKQQVQQFKKSFKFLNFWTKHDTFLDVVKYNWETDVLANSFMTFNVKLKKMKKVLSTWSKSTYGDIFQKITNLEDVIKAHEAIFEANPSYANREKLMKGRRKSLQQTVQEFGLIRRMKLQKKQSDFIRHNFIKLMFLHTMPLRKKKVSRILGTVGEGPSQVPPAELEHSEAQSATPLHATSTPSVAEEQDRAPVPPAP